One Coccinella septempunctata chromosome 1, icCocSept1.1, whole genome shotgun sequence DNA window includes the following coding sequences:
- the LOC123322605 gene encoding MKI67 FHA domain-interacting nucleolar phosphoprotein-like: protein MDKINENQIKIETTVEKDNQDEVNTVSTETNTQVLDSNRGLLFVTQIPLCFYEEEMMEHFSQFGHVTNVKICRSKLSGMSKGCGFVEFTTSEMAKIALETTNNSIFSKKRISASFVPFEKRPSFNSVVRKNAAGEYGPGKNSLTRSKILRNRYMAKKKTLATIRLQAMECKIQAVE from the exons ATGGATAAAATTAACGAGAACCagataaaaattgaaacaacCGTCGAGAAAGACAACCAG GATGAGGTGAATACAGTGTCCACGGAAACAAACACACAGGTTCTGGATTCCAATAGAGGTTTACTATTCGTAACTCAGATTCCCTTGTGTTTCTATGAGGAAGAGATGATGGAACATTTTTCGCAGTTTGGACACGTAACAAATGTGAAAATTTGCAGATCTAAATTGTCTGGGATGAGCAAAGGATGCGGCTTCGTGGAATTCACAACTTCTGAGATGGCCAAAATTGCGTTGGAAACAACCAACAACTCCATCTTCTCCAAGAAGAGGATTTCAG CTTCCTTCGTACCGTTTGAGAAGAGACCGTCGTTCAATTCAGTTGTTCGTAAAAATGCTGCAGGGGAATACGGACCTGGCAAGAATTCGTTGACCAGAAGCAAAATTTTACGTAATAGATATATGGCAAAGAAGAAAACTCTAGCAACTATCCGATTGCAAGCGATGGAGTGCAAAATTCAAGCCGTTGAATAG
- the LOC123322603 gene encoding uncharacterized protein LOC123322603, which produces MINTCKECGCTCKHCGRVDNDIHLHLEIENLKQKLAERDSHIIRMETNFLNESTVDSDEMMLLKDELLTLQDKHKRLSDAHKRVQRVNQGLEDKLLKLVDACETDKSALAKDVAVLSEKLAEANYTVKKLTESNERYKKDVNVAIQFLQCKQSNFVGHKFDTLPPEIQGEVSVFMTHKKKPEERKLIEPKSIKVPIPTFPPTAMFYSVPKSPKEERRIVEEAPPSTPPVDVVSAAIMAKVLEERQKERMCIKHCDTCTCSKNLKLTDPNRHHDVGTQTDEFKQSCKTCKEASFQILKLPRSADIANAKMPNFELENCNNIVKVQPNNFLVEKSSSNASSLIDLDINLNSESVVLEPNVLVSAVGVECNNKINQPRLDNSFLKKHEGLQGQPLPTFQNFKISSEVPSNLNSKTIASFTPLIPHSAQIDRKNQAVKAYGNKLNLVHAHKTTDSDISIVNSVRKDVEDKTEDQNQGTNFQNNKENFQNLDRSKYQEMEENVKRFLFKKTELWKEQSESFPRNDEATNDLQQTFSHTQTEI; this is translated from the exons ATGATCAACACTTGCAAG GAATGCGGATGTACGTGCAAACATTGTGGAAGAGTTGATAATGACATCCATCTTCATctcgaaatcgaaaatctcaAGCAGAAGCTTGCTGAAAGGGACAGTCATATCATAAGGATGGAGACCAATTTTTTGAACGAATCCACCGTTGATAGCGACGAAATGATGCTTCTCAAAGACGAGTTACTTACTTTACAAGATAAACATAAAAG GCTGTCTGATGCACATAAACGAGTCCAAAGAGTGAATCAAGGGTTAGAAGATAAATTGTTAAAACTAGTGGATGCTTGTGAAACTGATAAAAGTGCTCTAGCTAAAGATGTGGCTGTTCTTTCTGAAAAGTTAGCGGAGGCCAATTATACGGTGAAAAAACTCACTGAAAGCAAT GAAAGGTACAAGAAGGATGTCAATGTTGCCATACAATTCCTCCAATGCAAGCAGAGCAACTTTGTCGGCCATAAATTCGACACT TTACCTCCAGAGATCCAGGGCGAAGTATCGGTTTTCATGACTCACAAGAAGAAACCGGAAGAAAGGAAACTGATCGAACCGAAAAGCATCAAAGTTCCAATACCGACTTTTCCTCCAACCGCCATGTTTTACTCGGTACCGAAATCGCCGAAGGAGGAGAGACGGATCGTGGAAGAGGCGCCCCCATCTACTCCCCCGGTGGACGTGGTTTCGGCGGCCATAATGGCCAAAGTACTGGAGGAGAGACAGAAAGAGCGGATGTGCATCAAACACTGCGACACCTGCACCTGCTCCAAGAATTTGAAACTCACCGACCCCAACAGACACCACGACGTGGGAACTCAAACCGACGAGTTCAAGCAGTCTTGTAAAACTTGCAAAGAGGCCAGTTTTCAGATCCTCAAGCTGCCCAGGAGCGCCGACATAGCGAATGCCAAAATGCCAAATTTCGAACTCGAAAATTGCAATAATATAGTGAAAGTACAACCTAATAATTTTCTCGTGGAAAAGAGTAGTTCCAACGCATCGAGCCTTATAGATCTCGACATCAACCTGAACTCGGAGAGCGTGGTCTTGGAACCAAACGTTTTAGTGAGTGCAGTCGGTGTTGAAtgcaataataaaataaatcagCCGAGGCTAGATAATAGTTTTTTAAAAAAGCATGAAGGTTTGCAGGGTCAACCACTTCCTACTTtccagaatttcaaaatttctagtGAAGTTCCTTCAAACCTGAATAGTAAAACAATAGCTTCTTTCACACCGTTGATCCCTCACTCCGCTCAGATTGATAGAAAGAACCAAGCCGTCAAAGCTTATGGCAACAAACTCAATCTCGTTCACGCTCACAAAACTACAGATAGTGATATATCAATTGTGAATTCTGTTAGAAAAGATGTAGAAGACAAAACGGAGGACCAAAATCAAGGTACTAATTTTCAGAAtaacaaagaaaattttcaaaatttagatAGGTCAAAATATCAAGAAATGGAGGAGAATGTTAAAAGGTTCCTTTTCAAAAAGACTGAACTCTGGAAAGAACAGTCTGAGAGTTTCCCTAGAAACGATGAAGCTACGAACGATTTACAACAAACTTTTTCACATACACAAACAGAGATATAA